In the Salarias fasciatus chromosome 13, fSalaFa1.1, whole genome shotgun sequence genome, one interval contains:
- the LOC115399614 gene encoding zinc finger protein with KRAB and SCAN domains 8-like isoform X2, with the protein MTSVQALREFISERLTAAAGEIFTAFLQTIVPFEEEIDRQRKLLQISSKLKTKSHRTESPQQHIGEQKSSSSVEQEEHEAPHIKEASVPDGEGDDSHHSERDWSSQRLTAAAVEICTLFEQAIVRSQEEVERQHRLLEIIWKPQIKLHRADLQQHHDCREEQLFKQETHCCLEQEEPEPPQIKEEPEEQEEPEPPQVKEEPEEPGLLHFKEEQEDSEPPQTEDQEELGTSQEGEQLLLKFESDSFKVPSIEEQSDLREPEEEPDSEQFLSQDSEVHDGRKQNDSESAANAELEKSSIFHSDGVENFPESEKQAGCEKILCEETFGETVRKKPKLSQNSGTVTEKKKISCEVCGIVSVCQSALLIHMRTHTGERPYSCQTCRKSFSRQSNLLRHMRLHTGERPYSCDTCGKSFSQQSDLLVHMRIHTGEKPYSCQTCGKSFNTQSHLLDHTRAHTGEKLYSCGTCGTGFLDLQSVLQHVKTHQALKS; encoded by the exons atgacttcagttcaggctttaaGAGAGTTTATCAGCgagagactaactgctgctgctggagaaatcttcaccgcGTTTCTACAAACTATCGTCCCcttcgaggaggagattgaccgacagagaaaactgctgcaaatcagctccaaactgaaaaccaagtcacacagaacag agagtccacagcagcacattggtgagcagaagagcagctccagtgtggagcaggaggaacatgaagctccacacattaaagaggcgtctgttcctgatggtgaaggtgacgattcccaccactctgagagagactggagcagccagagactgactgctgctgctgtggagatcTGCACCCTGTTTGAACAAGCTATTGTCCggagccaggaggaggtggagcgtcAGCACAGACTGCTGGAGATCATCTGGAAACCTCAGATCAAGTTACACAGAGCAG ATCTCCAACAGCACCATgactgtagagaggagcagctctttaaacaggaaacacactgctgtctggaacaggaggaaccagaacctcctcagatcaaagaggaaccagaagaacaggaggaaccagaacctcctcaggtcaaagaggaaccagaagaaccaggacttctacaCTTTAAAGAAGAACAGGAGGATTCAGAACCTCCTCAGACTGAGGATCAGGAGGAACTGGGTACCAgccaggagggagagcagcttctactgaagtttgaaagtgattcCTTTAAGGTTCCTTCTATTGAGGAGCAAAGtgacctgagagaaccagaagaagaaccGGACTctgagcagttcctctctcaggactctgaagtccatgaTGGAAGAAAACAGAATGACTCAGAATCAGCTGCAAATGCAGAGCTGGAAAAAAGCAGCATATTTCATAGTGACGGAGTGGAGAACTTTCctgagtcagagaagcaggctggatGTGAAAAGATTCTTTGTGAGGAAACATTTGGTGAAACCGTCCGAAAAAAACCTAAATTAAGTCAGAACTCAGGAACTGtcactgagaagaagaagattagTTGTGAAGTCTGTGGTATAGTTTCGGTCTGTCAGAGTGCATtgttgatccacatgagaactcacacaggtgagaggccGTATTCTTGTCAAACGTGcaggaaaagtttcagtagACAGAGTAATTTGTTGAGGCACATGAGacttcacacaggtgagagacCATATTCTTGTGACACATGTGGGAAGagtttcagtcaacagagtgatttgttggtccacatgagaattcacacag gtgagaaaccatattcttgtcaaacatgtgggaaaagtttcaataCACAGAGTCATTTGTTGGACCACACGAGagctcacacaggtgagaagctgtATTCTTGTGGCACATGTGGGACAGGTTTCCTGGATCTTCAGTCAGTTCTGCAACATGTGAAAACTCACCAAGCCTTGAAGTCATGA
- the LOC115399614 gene encoding zinc finger and SCAN domain-containing protein 2-like isoform X1 has product MTSVQALREFISERLTAAAGEIFTAFLQTIVPFEEEIDRQRKLLQISSKLKTKSHRTESPQQHIGEQKSSSSVEQEEHEAPHIKEASVPDGEGDDSHHSERDWSSQRLTAAAVEICTLFEQAIVRSQEEVERQHRLLEIIWKPQIKLHRADLQQHHDCREEQLFKQETHCCLEQEEPEPPQIKEEPEEQEEPEPPQVKEEPEEPGLLHFKEEQEDSEPPQTEDQEELGTSQEGEQLLLKFESDSFKVPSIEEQSDLREPEEEPDSEQFLSQDSEVHDGRKQNDSESAANAELEKSSIFHSDGVENFPESEKQAGCEKILCEETFGETVRKKPKLSQNSGTVTEKKKISCEVCGIVSVCQSALLIHMRTHTGERPYSCQTCRKSFSRQSNLLRHMRLHTGERPYSCDTCGKSFSQQSDLLVHMRIHTGEKPYSCQTCGRGFAQRGAMLGHLRTHTGEKPYSCQTCGKSFNTQSHLLDHTRAHTGEKLYSCGTCGTGFLDLQSVLQHVKTHQALKS; this is encoded by the exons atgacttcagttcaggctttaaGAGAGTTTATCAGCgagagactaactgctgctgctggagaaatcttcaccgcGTTTCTACAAACTATCGTCCCcttcgaggaggagattgaccgacagagaaaactgctgcaaatcagctccaaactgaaaaccaagtcacacagaacag agagtccacagcagcacattggtgagcagaagagcagctccagtgtggagcaggaggaacatgaagctccacacattaaagaggcgtctgttcctgatggtgaaggtgacgattcccaccactctgagagagactggagcagccagagactgactgctgctgctgtggagatcTGCACCCTGTTTGAACAAGCTATTGTCCggagccaggaggaggtggagcgtcAGCACAGACTGCTGGAGATCATCTGGAAACCTCAGATCAAGTTACACAGAGCAG ATCTCCAACAGCACCATgactgtagagaggagcagctctttaaacaggaaacacactgctgtctggaacaggaggaaccagaacctcctcagatcaaagaggaaccagaagaacaggaggaaccagaacctcctcaggtcaaagaggaaccagaagaaccaggacttctacaCTTTAAAGAAGAACAGGAGGATTCAGAACCTCCTCAGACTGAGGATCAGGAGGAACTGGGTACCAgccaggagggagagcagcttctactgaagtttgaaagtgattcCTTTAAGGTTCCTTCTATTGAGGAGCAAAGtgacctgagagaaccagaagaagaaccGGACTctgagcagttcctctctcaggactctgaagtccatgaTGGAAGAAAACAGAATGACTCAGAATCAGCTGCAAATGCAGAGCTGGAAAAAAGCAGCATATTTCATAGTGACGGAGTGGAGAACTTTCctgagtcagagaagcaggctggatGTGAAAAGATTCTTTGTGAGGAAACATTTGGTGAAACCGTCCGAAAAAAACCTAAATTAAGTCAGAACTCAGGAACTGtcactgagaagaagaagattagTTGTGAAGTCTGTGGTATAGTTTCGGTCTGTCAGAGTGCATtgttgatccacatgagaactcacacaggtgagaggccGTATTCTTGTCAAACGTGcaggaaaagtttcagtagACAGAGTAATTTGTTGAGGCACATGAGacttcacacaggtgagagacCATATTCTTGTGACACATGTGGGAAGagtttcagtcaacagagtgatttgttggtccacatgagaattcacacaggtgagaagccgtattcttgtcaaacatgtgggaGAGGCTTCGCCCAGCGGGGTGCCATGTTGGGCCAcctgagaactcacacaggtgagaaaccatattcttgtcaaacatgtgggaaaagtttcaataCACAGAGTCATTTGTTGGACCACACGAGagctcacacaggtgagaagctgtATTCTTGTGGCACATGTGGGACAGGTTTCCTGGATCTTCAGTCAGTTCTGCAACATGTGAAAACTCACCAAGCCTTGAAGTCATGA
- the LOC115399614 gene encoding uncharacterized protein LOC115399614 isoform X3, whose protein sequence is MTSVQALREFISERLTAAAGEIFTAFLQTIVPFEEEIDRQRKLLQISSKLKTKSHRTESPQQHIGEQKSSSSVEQEEHEAPHIKEASVPDGEGDDSHHSERDWSSQRLTAAAVEICTLFEQAIVRSQEEVERQHRLLEIIWKPQIKLHRAVL, encoded by the exons atgacttcagttcaggctttaaGAGAGTTTATCAGCgagagactaactgctgctgctggagaaatcttcaccgcGTTTCTACAAACTATCGTCCCcttcgaggaggagattgaccgacagagaaaactgctgcaaatcagctccaaactgaaaaccaagtcacacagaacag agagtccacagcagcacattggtgagcagaagagcagctccagtgtggagcaggaggaacatgaagctccacacattaaagaggcgtctgttcctgatggtgaaggtgacgattcccaccactctgagagagactggagcagccagagactgactgctgctgctgtggagatcTGCACCCTGTTTGAACAAGCTATTGTCCggagccaggaggaggtggagcgtcAGCACAGACTGCTGGAGATCATCTGGAAACCTCAGATCAAGTTACACAGAGCAG TCCTGTGA